One window of Microcoleus vaginatus PCC 9802 genomic DNA carries:
- a CDS encoding histidinol-phosphate transaminase, protein MLPFIRKDLAELTAYTPHPGGASGESAHSESVLDRLDTNECPYDLPEELKKKLAWTYQQLIETNRYPDGGHAALKEDLAEYVNESLNVPALNKAGLGGITLPKTAITADNISVGNGSDELIRSILIATCLGGTGSILVANPTFSMYGIIAQTLGIPVVSVRRKEENFEIDIEAAKRAIDQNPNPPVRAVFVVHPNSPTANALTTDEIEWLSTLPEEILVVIDEAYFEFSQNTLADQLHNHPNWIILRTFSKAFRLASMRVGYAIAHPELTATLEKIRLPYNLPSFSQTAAELALAQRQLLLATIPETLSERSKVIAALTQHQKLQVWPSAANFVYLRVKAGEGESAEQEHRQIMQQLKEGGTLIRHTGGGLRITVGSPDENQRTVDRIAAILN, encoded by the coding sequence ATGCTTCCCTTTATCCGAAAAGACTTAGCCGAACTTACCGCATACACTCCCCATCCGGGGGGCGCGTCAGGAGAATCAGCGCACTCGGAAAGTGTACTCGATCGCCTTGATACCAACGAATGCCCCTACGACTTGCCAGAGGAATTAAAAAAAAAGCTAGCTTGGACTTACCAGCAGTTAATTGAGACAAATCGCTATCCCGACGGAGGCCACGCAGCCCTCAAAGAGGATCTCGCCGAATACGTCAATGAATCCCTAAATGTCCCCGCCCTTAACAAGGCGGGACTAGGGGGGATTACACTGCCCAAAACCGCCATTACAGCCGACAATATTTCTGTGGGCAACGGTTCCGACGAACTAATTAGATCCATCTTAATAGCTACTTGTTTAGGCGGTACCGGCTCTATTTTGGTAGCAAATCCCACCTTTTCGATGTATGGAATAATCGCCCAAACCCTCGGCATTCCCGTTGTGAGTGTTCGGCGGAAAGAGGAGAATTTTGAAATCGATATCGAGGCGGCTAAAAGGGCGATCGACCAAAATCCAAATCCCCCCGTGCGCGCCGTCTTTGTTGTTCATCCCAATTCCCCTACAGCCAATGCTTTGACAACCGATGAAATAGAATGGTTGTCAACTTTACCCGAAGAGATATTAGTAGTAATTGACGAAGCCTATTTTGAATTCAGCCAAAATACTTTAGCCGACCAATTGCACAACCACCCGAATTGGATAATTTTACGCACATTTTCCAAAGCATTTCGACTGGCATCAATGAGAGTCGGATATGCGATCGCCCATCCCGAACTCACAGCCACCTTAGAAAAAATCCGTCTCCCCTACAACCTACCCAGTTTCTCGCAAACTGCAGCCGAGTTAGCCTTAGCGCAGCGACAGTTATTGCTAGCAACCATTCCCGAAACTCTATCAGAAAGATCCAAAGTAATTGCAGCGCTAACTCAGCATCAAAAATTGCAAGTTTGGCCGAGTGCGGCTAACTTCGTTTACCTGCGGGTGAAAGCTGGCGAGGGCGAATCTGCCGAACAGGAACACAGACAAATCATGCAGCAGCTAAAAGAGGGAGGTACTTTAATTAGGCATACTGGAGGAGGTTTGCGGATTACGGTGGGTAGCCCGGACGAAAATCAGCGAACAGTCGATCGAATCGCAGCGATTTTGAATTGA
- a CDS encoding glucose-1-phosphate adenylyltransferase, whose amino-acid sequence MKKVLAIILGGGVGTRLYPLTKLRAKPAVPLAGKYRLIDIPVSNCINSEIVKIYVLTQFNSASLNRHISRTYQFSGFTEGFVEVLAAQQTQENPNWFQGTADAVRQYLSLLEQWDVDEYLILSGDHLYRMDYQKFVQRHRETNADITLSVLPMDEKRASDFGLMKIDDKGRIVSFSEKPKGDALKQMQVDTTTLGLTPQQAQESPYIASMGIYVFKKEVLIKLLKESPNQTDFGKEIIPASAKDHNVQAYLFDDYWEDIGTIEAFYDANMALTKQPQPPFSFYDENAPIYTRPRFLPPTKLLDTHVTESIIAEGCILKQCRIDHSVLGVRSRIEAGCTIQDTLVMGADFYEPDAERHSSLGTGGVALGIGADTTIRRAIVDKNARIGRNVQIINKDRVEEANRENQGFYIRSGIIVVLKNATIPDGTII is encoded by the coding sequence TTGAAAAAAGTTTTAGCCATCATCCTCGGTGGCGGTGTAGGCACCCGCCTTTACCCCCTAACCAAACTGCGAGCCAAACCCGCAGTTCCCCTCGCAGGCAAATATCGCCTCATCGATATTCCTGTCAGCAACTGCATCAACTCCGAAATAGTCAAAATCTACGTCCTCACCCAATTCAACTCGGCATCCCTCAACCGTCACATCTCTCGCACCTACCAGTTTTCCGGCTTCACCGAGGGATTTGTCGAGGTACTCGCCGCCCAGCAAACTCAGGAAAACCCCAACTGGTTTCAAGGGACAGCCGACGCAGTTCGCCAATATCTCTCGCTGCTAGAACAGTGGGACGTTGATGAATACTTGATTCTCTCTGGCGACCACCTCTACCGCATGGACTACCAGAAGTTTGTGCAGAGACACCGCGAAACCAACGCCGATATCACCCTCTCGGTTTTGCCAATGGACGAGAAGCGGGCCTCGGATTTTGGTTTGATGAAAATCGACGACAAGGGCCGCATTGTTTCTTTCAGTGAAAAGCCAAAAGGCGATGCGCTCAAACAAATGCAGGTGGATACTACTACACTGGGACTGACACCGCAGCAGGCTCAGGAAAGTCCTTACATTGCTTCAATGGGGATTTACGTCTTCAAAAAAGAAGTTCTGATTAAACTCCTGAAAGAATCTCCCAACCAAACTGATTTTGGTAAAGAGATTATTCCGGCTTCTGCAAAAGACCACAATGTTCAAGCTTATTTGTTTGACGATTACTGGGAAGATATCGGAACCATTGAGGCTTTTTACGATGCTAACATGGCTCTAACAAAGCAGCCTCAGCCGCCTTTCAGTTTCTACGATGAAAATGCGCCGATTTACACTCGCCCGCGTTTCTTGCCGCCGACTAAGCTTTTAGATACTCACGTGACTGAATCGATTATTGCGGAAGGCTGCATTCTCAAACAGTGCCGGATCGACCATTCTGTGCTGGGAGTTCGATCGCGCATTGAAGCTGGATGTACGATTCAAGACACTCTAGTCATGGGTGCGGACTTCTACGAACCCGACGCCGAAAGGCATTCGAGTTTGGGCACCGGCGGCGTCGCCCTCGGTATCGGTGCAGATACTACAATTCGCCGCGCGATTGTGGATAAAAATGCCCGCATCGGCCGCAACGTTCAAATAATTAATAAAGACCGAGTGGAAGAAGCCAACCGCGAAAACCAAGGTTTTTACATCCGCAGCGGCATTATCGTAGTTCTGAAAAATGCCACGATTCCTGATGGAACTATCATTTAG
- a CDS encoding alpha-amylase encodes MQIQTPDWVKHAVFYQIFPDRFAKSKQPRKRLLQNFKWEEWHAIPTLQGYKGGDLWGVMEQLDYLQDIGINAIYFTPIFQSASNHRYHTHDYYQVDPMLGGNPAFKDLLDAAHDRNIKVVLDGVFNHASRGFFFFHDILENGPHSPWVDWFKIEGWPLSAYDGNFPANYAGWDGNRALPEFNHDNPEVREYIMEIAEYWIKFGIDGWRLDVPFEIKTPGFWQEFRDRVKAINPEAYIVGEVWEDAREWLDGTQFDGVMNYLFAAPTIAFAAGDRVDLAQLEGRSYYPYPALLAKEYGDKIQHVLELYPWEIQLTQLNLLASHDTARLLSIAGGDKASVELATLLLLTFPGAPSIYYGDEVGLPGALDPDSRRGFPLEADWEIEVLDYHKQLIALRHKYAALRTGSYQILFAEGPVYVFARILGDEEIVVAVNVATEAANISFEPANLKSSHEKLLYGKGEFVWKGEGETRQLELMLPARSGLILGSDN; translated from the coding sequence ATGCAAATTCAAACGCCGGACTGGGTTAAACACGCGGTATTCTACCAAATATTTCCCGATCGCTTCGCCAAAAGCAAACAGCCTCGCAAACGCCTGCTGCAAAACTTCAAGTGGGAAGAATGGCACGCAATCCCCACCCTGCAAGGCTACAAAGGCGGCGACTTGTGGGGCGTGATGGAACAACTAGATTACTTGCAAGACATAGGCATTAACGCAATTTACTTCACCCCAATATTTCAGTCGGCCAGCAATCACCGCTACCATACCCACGACTACTATCAAGTCGATCCGATGTTGGGTGGCAATCCAGCTTTTAAAGACCTTCTAGACGCCGCCCACGATCGCAATATCAAAGTTGTCCTCGACGGCGTATTCAACCACGCCAGCCGCGGCTTTTTCTTCTTTCACGACATCCTCGAAAACGGCCCCCATTCTCCTTGGGTGGATTGGTTTAAAATTGAAGGCTGGCCGCTATCCGCCTACGACGGCAATTTTCCTGCTAACTATGCCGGTTGGGACGGGAATCGAGCACTTCCTGAATTCAATCACGACAATCCAGAAGTCCGAGAATACATCATGGAAATCGCCGAATATTGGATTAAATTCGGCATCGACGGCTGGCGGCTCGATGTTCCTTTTGAAATTAAAACCCCGGGCTTTTGGCAGGAATTTCGAGACCGAGTGAAAGCAATTAATCCCGAAGCTTACATTGTCGGCGAAGTTTGGGAAGATGCGAGAGAATGGCTCGACGGTACTCAATTTGACGGGGTAATGAATTATCTTTTTGCTGCGCCGACGATTGCTTTTGCAGCGGGCGACAGGGTAGATTTAGCTCAACTGGAAGGTCGTTCTTATTACCCCTATCCGGCACTTTTGGCTAAAGAGTACGGCGACAAAATTCAGCACGTTTTGGAATTATATCCTTGGGAAATACAGCTAACTCAACTCAACTTGTTAGCCAGTCACGATACAGCTAGGTTGCTGTCAATTGCTGGAGGCGATAAAGCTAGCGTCGAACTCGCTACTTTGCTGCTGTTAACTTTTCCTGGAGCTCCCAGCATTTACTACGGCGATGAAGTTGGTTTGCCCGGTGCTCTAGACCCCGATTCCCGCCGCGGTTTTCCCTTAGAAGCTGACTGGGAAATTGAGGTTTTAGATTATCACAAGCAGTTGATAGCTTTGCGGCACAAATACGCTGCCCTCCGTACTGGATCGTACCAAATTCTTTTTGCTGAGGGACCGGTGTACGTTTTTGCCAGAATTTTGGGGGATGAGGAAATAGTTGTTGCTGTCAATGTCGCGACCGAAGCAGCTAATATTAGCTTTGAGCCAGCTAATTTGAAATCTTCTCACGAGAAATTGCTGTATGGAAAAGGCGAGTTTGTTTGGAAAGGTGAAGGGGAAACTCGGCAGTTAGAATTGATGCTGCCGGCACGCTCTGGCTTGATTTTAGGTTCGGATAATTAG
- a CDS encoding DUF58 domain-containing protein gives MKRVFYAIFRFGARVNRARKKRLTNNGLAVLSCTLLAGILGLDTNQTLTYQIFTFLLSIIGIAIIFSRFFRFRFNAVRFLPKFATVGVTLKYRILIHNKTTQSQNNLKLGENFADTCPSFQEFTETPEPGEEQRTSLDKYFGYHRWLWLISRKQCATAKAIELPPLLPNSKTEVVCEITPSYRGVIRLTGLTVTRSDPFGIWNACKTISLPQSMLILPKLYHLPPIQLPGSRRYQSGGVTLASSVGDSEEFRSLRDYRPGDSLRQIHWKSWAKAGKPIVKEEQDEFFVRHALILDTFQSVKYSEILEEAISIAASLSYEVQTQESLLDLMFVVQEAYCFTFGRGLNSTEKLLEILASVGACQDKAFDSLTSVLMEKISLLSGCICIFLCWDEPRKRLVNYLRSRGIHTLVLILTEAEAQLDSLKLELIKDDLTSCHILKLGQIQEELMKL, from the coding sequence GAAACGTGTTTTCTACGCTATCTTTCGCTTCGGTGCGCGTGTAAATCGAGCGCGAAAGAAGCGATTGACCAACAATGGGTTAGCAGTGCTTAGCTGCACGCTTTTAGCGGGGATTTTAGGATTAGATACTAATCAGACCCTGACCTATCAAATCTTTACTTTCCTGTTGTCAATTATAGGAATAGCCATAATTTTCAGTAGATTTTTTCGCTTCCGCTTCAACGCAGTACGGTTCTTGCCAAAGTTTGCAACTGTTGGAGTCACTTTAAAATACCGTATTCTCATTCATAACAAAACTACCCAGAGTCAAAACAACCTGAAATTGGGGGAAAATTTTGCCGACACCTGCCCAAGTTTTCAAGAATTTACAGAAACACCTGAACCAGGTGAAGAACAGCGCACTTCATTGGATAAATACTTCGGCTATCATCGTTGGCTGTGGCTGATTTCTCGAAAACAATGCGCCACAGCTAAAGCCATAGAATTGCCTCCTCTCCTACCCAATAGCAAAACCGAAGTGGTATGTGAAATTACGCCGTCCTACAGAGGTGTTATCCGCCTGACTGGTCTAACAGTTACTAGGTCAGATCCTTTTGGGATTTGGAATGCTTGTAAAACAATTTCCTTGCCCCAATCTATGTTAATTTTACCCAAACTATATCATTTACCACCAATTCAGCTTCCTGGCTCAAGAAGATATCAATCAGGTGGCGTAACATTAGCTTCATCCGTAGGAGATTCCGAGGAATTTAGGTCTCTGCGGGATTATCGACCGGGAGATTCGCTACGCCAAATTCACTGGAAAAGTTGGGCAAAAGCAGGTAAGCCAATTGTCAAAGAAGAACAGGATGAATTTTTTGTGAGGCACGCCTTAATTTTGGATACATTTCAAAGTGTAAAATATAGTGAAATTTTAGAAGAGGCAATTTCAATTGCTGCTTCATTATCCTATGAAGTTCAGACTCAAGAATCCTTATTGGATTTGATGTTCGTCGTTCAAGAAGCTTATTGTTTTACCTTTGGCAGAGGGCTGAACTCTACTGAAAAACTGCTAGAAATTCTCGCCTCTGTGGGTGCCTGTCAGGATAAAGCTTTTGACTCGCTCACCTCAGTTTTGATGGAAAAAATCTCTCTGCTAAGCGGTTGTATTTGTATATTTTTGTGTTGGGATGAACCTAGAAAAAGATTAGTAAATTATCTGAGAAGTCGCGGTATTCATACATTAGTTTTAATTTTGACAGAGGCAGAAGCTCAATTAGATAGCTTAAAATTAGAGCTGATTAAAGATGACTTAACAAGCTGCCATATTTTAAAGCTAGGTCAAATACAAGAGGAGTTAATGAAATTATGA
- a CDS encoding DUF2358 domain-containing protein, producing the protein MEYQMQVEQAVDTLKADLPTLFEKDISYDIYTKDVYFQDPVNKFKGKINYRIIFWTLRFHGQLFFNEIYFDLHDVGQTAHDTIVANWTVRGTLRVPWKARIFFNGYSTYKLDKDGLIYKHIDTWDREPGEILKQFFRKGEEASQV; encoded by the coding sequence ATCGAATATCAAATGCAGGTAGAACAAGCAGTAGACACCCTAAAAGCGGATCTCCCGACGCTGTTTGAGAAAGACATCTCCTACGACATCTACACAAAAGATGTTTATTTTCAAGACCCTGTTAACAAATTTAAAGGAAAAATCAACTATCGCATTATCTTTTGGACTCTGCGATTTCACGGGCAGCTATTCTTTAACGAGATTTACTTCGACCTGCACGACGTAGGTCAGACAGCCCATGATACTATTGTGGCAAATTGGACTGTTCGCGGGACACTGCGGGTTCCCTGGAAAGCTCGGATTTTTTTTAACGGCTACTCTACTTATAAACTGGATAAAGACGGCTTAATTTACAAACATATCGACACCTGGGACAGAGAGCCCGGAGAGATTTTAAAGCAGTTTTTCCGCAAGGGGGAGGAGGCGAGCCAAGTATAA
- a CDS encoding esterase — translation MNLQKDSSYIYLHGFASSPDSLKAKYFRNRFSSLEIDIKIPDLNQNDFSGLTLTRQLNQIETEFLATPSSQSPTEKVKNLGGVTIIGSSFGGLTAAWLAQRQLSVKQIVLLAPAFQFISHWLPLLGQQQLEKWQSEKYLPVYHYGAQGYLPLNYQFLADMAQYPEEKLMRSVPTLILHGQHDTIIPIQASRNFAANRPWVQLIELEDDHSLGNVLAEMWEAIQKFCQFKN, via the coding sequence ATGAATCTACAGAAGGATTCGAGTTACATTTATTTACACGGATTTGCTTCAAGTCCCGATTCCCTTAAGGCAAAATATTTCCGCAATCGCTTTTCTTCCCTAGAAATTGATATAAAAATTCCCGATCTCAATCAAAACGATTTTTCGGGACTCACTCTCACCCGCCAATTAAACCAAATAGAAACAGAGTTTTTGGCAACCCCATCCTCGCAATCTCCCACAGAAAAGGTAAAAAATCTAGGGGGAGTCACCATAATAGGGTCGAGTTTTGGGGGGCTGACAGCGGCTTGGTTGGCCCAGCGACAATTGTCAGTAAAACAAATAGTTTTGTTAGCACCGGCTTTTCAATTTATCTCCCACTGGCTGCCACTGTTGGGACAGCAACAGTTAGAAAAGTGGCAGTCTGAGAAATATCTGCCCGTTTACCACTACGGCGCACAAGGTTATCTGCCGCTGAATTATCAGTTTTTGGCAGATATGGCTCAATACCCTGAAGAAAAATTAATGCGGTCAGTCCCTACGTTAATCCTTCACGGCCAGCATGATACAATAATACCGATTCAAGCGAGCAGAAATTTTGCCGCTAACCGTCCCTGGGTGCAATTAATCGAATTAGAAGATGATCATTCTTTGGGAAATGTCCTAGCGGAAATGTGGGAAGCGATTCAAAAGTTTTGCCAATTCAAAAATTAA
- a CDS encoding sigma-70 family RNA polymerase sigma factor, whose product MPANVLTDDCSDSDLVAQCLKGDRTCFRYLYQRYQHKVRSTLYQLCGPSLLDDLAQEVFLRVWKGLPKLKHQENFSTWLYRITWNVASDQRQAFAKQHSFDSQLKNQEVMDGIIIKDNTSDLMQLHYEDLVQRGLDQLSFEHRSVLVLHDLEDIPQKEVAQILGLPAGTVKSRVFYARNAVRQFLQKEGVSEL is encoded by the coding sequence GTGCCAGCCAATGTTTTAACCGATGACTGTTCCGACTCGGACTTAGTTGCTCAATGTTTAAAGGGCGATCGCACTTGCTTTCGCTACCTTTACCAACGCTACCAACACAAAGTCAGGTCAACCCTTTACCAACTCTGCGGCCCCTCACTTCTTGACGATTTAGCACAAGAAGTATTCCTGCGAGTCTGGAAAGGATTGCCCAAACTCAAGCACCAGGAAAACTTTTCTACTTGGCTTTATCGAATCACTTGGAATGTGGCTTCCGACCAAAGACAAGCATTTGCTAAACAGCATTCTTTTGACTCCCAACTTAAAAATCAAGAAGTAATGGATGGGATTATTATTAAAGATAACACATCCGACTTGATGCAGTTGCACTATGAAGATTTAGTGCAGCGGGGACTGGATCAATTGAGCTTTGAACACCGCAGCGTTTTGGTGCTGCACGACCTAGAAGACATCCCGCAAAAAGAAGTAGCCCAAATTTTGGGACTGCCAGCAGGAACTGTCAAATCTCGCGTGTTTTATGCCCGAAATGCTGTGCGACAATTTTTGCAAAAAGAAGGTGTCAGCGAGCTATGA
- a CDS encoding ROK family protein, producing the protein MTQQDRSTRTLAVDIGGSGIKVMVLDNEGEPQTERSRLETPQPPKPEPVLEAIASLASGQGEFDRVSVGFPGVVRLGVIKTAVNLDPSWIDFDLETTLKDRLGKPVRVANDADIQGLGAIAGTGVELVITLGTGFGSGLFVDGILVPNLELGHHPFRKGETYEQQLGRSALDTVGSKRWNRRLEKALTSLQNLFNCDRIYIGGGNTKKIVFELPPQVKIVPNVSGLLGGIALWRD; encoded by the coding sequence ATGACTCAACAAGATCGATCGACTCGCACCTTAGCCGTTGACATTGGCGGAAGTGGCATCAAAGTTATGGTGTTGGACAATGAAGGCGAACCCCAAACGGAACGCAGCCGTTTAGAAACGCCTCAACCACCCAAACCGGAACCCGTACTAGAGGCGATCGCGTCTTTAGCCAGCGGACAAGGGGAATTTGACCGAGTATCCGTCGGTTTCCCAGGCGTCGTGCGTCTAGGCGTCATCAAAACCGCAGTGAATTTAGATCCCTCTTGGATAGATTTTGACCTAGAAACTACCCTCAAAGATCGCTTGGGAAAACCTGTGCGAGTGGCTAACGATGCCGATATTCAAGGATTGGGAGCAATTGCTGGGACGGGGGTAGAATTAGTAATTACCCTTGGCACCGGTTTCGGTTCTGGCTTATTTGTCGATGGTATCTTGGTGCCAAATCTAGAATTAGGACATCACCCGTTTCGGAAAGGGGAAACTTACGAACAGCAATTAGGGCGATCGGCATTAGATACAGTCGGTTCCAAAAGATGGAATCGCCGTCTGGAAAAAGCGCTCACGTCTCTGCAAAATCTCTTTAACTGCGATCGCATTTACATCGGCGGTGGCAATACTAAAAAGATTGTTTTTGAGTTACCGCCACAGGTTAAAATAGTACCGAATGTGAGCGGTTTATTGGGCGGGATTGCTTTGTGGCGCGATTGA
- a CDS encoding transglutaminase domain-containing protein, giving the protein MKMPVFLLGASVIFWGWQTGLWFFALPIALILEAANWLPYRWDFSASDFRRIANFCLIFLCCLLVYLLVANRSIYLIYNLLQWLPGVFFPLVAAQVYSVKESLDIRQLFLWLNKVTKKALLNPLMVNLNYPYFICCLLSASAANSREISFYAGIFALTAIALWSVRTKNVSFILWLSLMLIAGSIGFIGQMGLHQLHLAVEQQAISWLSQGNSQETDFLKKQTNIGSVGSLKQSNEIIFRVAPEAKQTPPRLLREATYNRYNSSLWLALNPNFVPVQPKINGTTWDVGDQLPNPSTITISATLQGNQGLLKLPDGTFKIDALPVSQMEKNKYGTIKVVGKADMLAYRSYFNNNFSVDSPPTEDDLEIPKSEIAALNKILSQVDTQGKSPPEILDKIEWFFLKNFVYSLKLRGKDNDATPLSTFLLDTRSGHCEYFATAATLLLRKLGIPARYAVGYSVHEFSSLENQFIVRSRHAHAWTLAYIAGKWQAFDPTPSDWESMEDAAAPRWAFISDLWSLLSYKIVLGLRYLSGSNGLKYGGVILLALLFFRRGNPNFKKTVRLLSNKQKWLKAISNKDSLSPKSEFYLIEQALNESGLIRSPAESFKNWIERLKKEKPELYCLEELALLIEIHYCDRFDPKGIQDAQKAEFKLAIHSWIEQYRRQAIASNSQVNKSGKSTIAFLR; this is encoded by the coding sequence ATGAAAATGCCAGTGTTTCTGTTGGGTGCTAGTGTAATTTTTTGGGGCTGGCAGACGGGACTATGGTTTTTTGCTTTGCCAATTGCTCTGATTTTAGAGGCAGCTAACTGGTTGCCTTATCGGTGGGATTTTTCAGCTAGTGATTTTAGGCGCATTGCTAATTTCTGCTTAATTTTTTTGTGCTGTTTGCTGGTTTATCTCCTGGTCGCCAACCGCTCTATTTACTTGATATATAATTTGTTGCAGTGGCTTCCTGGTGTATTTTTTCCACTGGTAGCTGCTCAGGTATATTCTGTTAAGGAAAGTTTGGATATACGCCAACTTTTTTTGTGGCTAAACAAGGTCACAAAAAAAGCACTACTTAACCCCTTGATGGTGAATCTAAATTATCCATATTTTATCTGTTGTCTGCTATCCGCTAGTGCGGCGAACAGTAGAGAGATCTCTTTTTATGCTGGGATATTTGCCTTAACCGCTATTGCTTTGTGGTCTGTGAGAACGAAAAATGTTTCATTTATTCTCTGGCTTAGTCTGATGTTAATTGCTGGCAGTATAGGATTTATAGGACAGATGGGCCTGCACCAACTTCACCTAGCAGTAGAACAGCAAGCAATCTCATGGCTTAGTCAGGGGAACTCTCAAGAAACAGATTTTTTGAAAAAACAAACGAACATCGGGTCAGTGGGATCATTAAAACAGTCAAATGAAATAATTTTTAGAGTTGCTCCTGAAGCTAAACAGACTCCTCCCCGACTGCTAAGAGAAGCCACTTATAATCGCTACAACTCTTCACTTTGGCTCGCCTTAAATCCTAACTTTGTTCCCGTACAACCAAAGATTAATGGCACAACTTGGGATGTAGGCGACCAACTACCCAATCCATCAACGATTACTATTTCGGCTACACTCCAAGGCAACCAAGGTTTATTAAAGCTGCCAGATGGAACTTTTAAAATTGACGCATTGCCTGTCAGTCAGATGGAAAAGAATAAATATGGCACAATAAAAGTGGTGGGAAAGGCTGATATGCTGGCTTATCGAAGCTACTTTAATAATAATTTTTCTGTAGATAGCCCGCCTACAGAAGACGACCTGGAAATACCAAAATCCGAAATAGCTGCACTGAATAAAATCCTCAGTCAAGTGGATACTCAAGGAAAGTCGCCACCAGAAATATTAGATAAAATAGAGTGGTTTTTCCTAAAAAATTTCGTTTATTCACTGAAGCTTAGGGGCAAAGATAATGATGCTACGCCTCTATCAACATTTTTACTTGACACTCGCTCTGGACATTGTGAATATTTTGCTACCGCTGCCACACTTCTCCTGAGAAAACTTGGTATTCCAGCCCGTTATGCTGTTGGATATTCTGTTCACGAATTTAGTTCTTTGGAGAACCAATTTATTGTAAGAAGTCGCCATGCTCATGCTTGGACTTTGGCTTATATCGCGGGAAAATGGCAAGCTTTTGATCCTACGCCTTCTGATTGGGAAAGCATGGAGGATGCTGCTGCTCCCCGATGGGCATTTATCTCGGATTTATGGTCGCTATTGAGTTACAAAATTGTGCTGGGGTTGCGATATTTATCAGGTAGCAATGGATTGAAGTATGGGGGAGTCATCCTGCTGGCATTACTATTTTTTAGGAGGGGTAATCCTAATTTTAAGAAAACAGTACGCCTGTTATCTAACAAACAAAAATGGCTAAAAGCTATTTCTAACAAAGATTCGTTGAGTCCGAAATCGGAATTTTATTTAATCGAACAGGCGTTAAATGAGTCTGGATTGATTCGCTCTCCTGCCGAGTCTTTTAAAAATTGGATCGAGAGGTTAAAAAAAGAAAAACCGGAATTATATTGTCTCGAAGAGTTAGCATTGTTGATTGAGATTCATTATTGCGATCGCTTCGATCCCAAAGGAATTCAAGACGCACAAAAAGCTGAATTTAAATTGGCAATTCACTCCTGGATAGAGCAATATCGCAGGCAGGCGATCGCCTCAAACTCTCAGGTTAATAAAAGCGGTAAGTCTACTATAGCTTTTCTCAGGTAG
- a CDS encoding periplasmic heavy metal sensor, with protein MSIRRISALAVLMLTLGSTAAAIAVPNPLEPETIAQNQRPNRPAGREGGMFDKLNLSAEQKQQMQAVRDRYKDQVSQRMQAVRQARQELETMMSGTANASEMREKHRQIIGLRQQLEEVQFESTLAMREVLTAEQRSQLAQMMQQRRQTAKNRMQNGQKPQ; from the coding sequence ATGTCAATTCGTCGTATATCTGCCCTAGCCGTTTTAATGCTGACTCTCGGTAGCACAGCCGCAGCAATAGCAGTTCCCAATCCCTTAGAACCGGAAACAATTGCACAAAACCAGCGTCCAAATCGACCCGCTGGCAGGGAGGGTGGGATGTTCGATAAACTTAATTTAAGCGCAGAACAAAAGCAGCAAATGCAGGCAGTGCGCGATCGCTACAAAGACCAAGTTTCCCAGCGGATGCAAGCAGTCCGCCAAGCCAGACAAGAATTGGAAACGATGATGTCCGGCACGGCAAATGCCAGTGAAATGCGCGAAAAACACCGTCAAATAATCGGATTGAGGCAGCAGTTGGAAGAGGTGCAATTTGAAAGTACACTCGCAATGCGAGAAGTGCTCACAGCCGAACAGCGCAGCCAATTAGCTCAAATGATGCAGCAGCGCCGACAAACTGCTAAAAACCGGATGCAAAACGGTCAAAAGCCGCAGTAA
- a CDS encoding fasciclin domain-containing protein — protein sequence MPDIVETATNAGSFKTLVTVIEAAGLLDLLQSPGPYTVLAPTDEAFAKIPTNTITSWLEDIPKLKKILTYHIMFGEVLTENLLELSSAETVEGSVVGIDTSDGIKVNDAKVLTSDILADNGVIHIIDSVLLPAMVAGE from the coding sequence ATGCCAGATATTGTCGAGACTGCCACCAATGCCGGCTCTTTCAAAACCCTCGTGACTGTTATTGAAGCGGCTGGTTTGTTAGATTTATTGCAAAGTCCGGGCCCCTACACCGTCTTAGCACCAACTGACGAGGCATTTGCCAAAATTCCTACGAACACTATTACGTCGTGGCTCGAAGACATACCCAAGCTCAAGAAAATTCTGACTTATCACATTATGTTTGGCGAGGTTCTAACTGAGAATTTGCTTGAGTTAAGTTCGGCTGAAACAGTGGAAGGTTCTGTGGTGGGAATTGATACTTCTGACGGCATTAAAGTGAATGATGCTAAAGTTCTCACTTCAGATATTCTTGCCGACAATGGCGTCATTCATATCATTGATTCGGTGTTACTACCAGCAATGGTTGCAGGAGAATAA